In Acomys russatus chromosome 13, mAcoRus1.1, whole genome shotgun sequence, the genomic stretch ggagacaggaggtgaTGAGACAgagctacagtcaggatgtaaagtgaaattaaaattaaaaaaaagaaaattaaatagcaTATTAATATtaagataataaacattttattatcctGATAATACCCAAATTGCAAAATCAATAGCAAAATGAATATTATTAGTTTaaataaatgatcaaaatatTCAGACACTGTACAGgcattttaacccagcaacatggTTGCTCTGGCAAAGAATCTCATCTGAAGAcattctaggtctatgtgatctggctgcaATGCAGACACACTAGGAATCACAATATCATCTGGATCGagtacagacatgcccttagtacacacctctaatcccaagcAATTAAGAtgaagttagtttatagaaggaagcattcATGTTTGAAGGTGACATCTaactgagaggcagacaaagtgatgaatcagagaaatatttgacagaatgagtcaaagataGGACACATCCTACTCTCAcaagaagaagacaggaaaggcaAGCTATTTAAGAGCAGCGCAGGAAGAGAGAGTTAGTTTTTTACCAGTAGTTTCTTAACCAGGAccattttacagagacaggctacAGGGAGAACAaattagacacaggtgaaggcagaatgagccagagaatgaaaaggaaccagaagattaaaacacatTGCCAGACTTAGTTTGAAGTCAGGCAGAACaacagtcagaagccaagagaagtcagttcaaatcagtcagcttggaaaggagtttagGCCAGAATAGCTGAGTGGATCTAGCCAGAGAGAtatcagaaagatctagaaaggctTGGAAACAGCTCTTTTCTCACcacttcatctgaggaaataacaACATGTACAAGACACAGTGTCAGTCCTATTTTATGTGGACTATAAGTTGTAAGAATTGATAATGTAGTTTCATAGGGAGACAACAGAGTTAGTCTGACTATGGAGACTGACATTTAGCTGTTAAACAGGGCTTTAGACAGGCACTctcaaaaatactaaaatatttctaattcaGCAATCTAGCTCTGCTGTCCCAGGTCCTTTATCTTGGGCTCATTTAGATCTGTACATCACCGAGCCGCCCTTATAACAGGGGTTTCCTAGAACTTGCTCCCATACTGTGGCCCTTGTTGATCTGGTGGCTAATATTTAAATATCACCCAgtcagctggctgtggtggcccatgcctttaatcccaggactcacgaggacagaggcaggcagatcactgcgagttcgaggccagcctggtctacaaaataagtccaggtcAGACAAGGCTgcatggagaaacactgtcttgaaaaaacaaacaacaccaacaacaagtTACCAGCCTGTGTATGAACATGtaagaataaaacaagaaacaatgtTTATTGAGAGACAAACAGATGACCCGTTCCTCCCTGGGTACTCAGGATCATTTTAAGACCCAAGTAATCAGAACACCAGGTCAGAGGGAATCAGACCATGAAGTGAGAATGTTCTGTGAAGTAGGTTTGCCTGTGAGATAGTCTCAGTACACGATCACTTTTTAGTCGATTTTTGGCTGAAATATtctaacttcctcctttcttgCATGAGTTTGCAGGAGGCCCTTACTTCTGGATAAATTTAGAAGAGTCAGATTAATCCAAATCTTCGATCTTCACCAGAGAGGCTGTCTTCTCACAAATCCAAGAAATTTCAGCACTACAGCGAGAAATGTAAATATTCCCTCTTTCAAAATAAGCACACCCTCTGGATCCATTGAATTTGGCGTGCTCCTTATCACTAAATCTGAAagagaattaatttaaaattaattaaaacgaTTATATACGAGTTTCAATGAGAATTTAGTGCTCTCAGTTACCCTCAGAGGGAATTTATACTGTTGTGAGACTGCAGCATCTACAAACTTCAGAATCTGTCATGCCAGCATCTCTGAGTTCTTTGTTTCAGGTCAGTTAAGATATTTAGCAAGACtttctttaaagaagaatatATTTACCTCTGCATTACATCCTAATGCAATCGTGGCACAAAAGTTGAGGAAATAACCAACCattatctgattggatttaaggcctactccatgagacAGAACCCATGtctcacatttttttaattgtccTGTTTCCCTTCTAAAGCTAGAGAAAAAGAAGGTGTGGAGTTAAATGGGTGGAGAGATGGGGGTGAATCTGGGAGAAGATGAGGCAGGGGAAGCCATGATAAGAATACACTATATAAGATTCAATTAGAATATATAAATTCTGGCTTGGGGGATTATTCCCACCTGTAATATGGAATTTCACTATTGGAATAAAACTGGTGCAGATTAATATTAggactgattatttttatattttaaagtctagtaagaaaactagaaaaatatagTCATACTGtgtaaaaattattacattttaataggCAAAAATGTAATTATGTATACTTTCATATGTATTTGAGAAAACAAGATAGATTCAGAGTGGAAATGAGTGACTTATTGGTGTGATCAGGTAATTGAGAAATTGTGTCCAGCTTTTTGCTTCAGCTTTAATGATCGCCTTTAAATGTTGGCCTGAAAATTTATGAATGCTTAGCCTAAATCTGTGTCACAAGCACTCATTTGTTCAAGTGATGCACAATAGGATGCCACATTATTTTATCAATCATAGAAAAGCctattaaatattactttttaaatatatcttggTCAGAGAGAACTTATTCAGGACCCAAGGAAAGGGCTGCATAAGCCTGACGTATAGTCTCTCCACATTGGTCATAGAGAGCTGAGCTGTCTGGCAGCTGCATGACCAAGGGCCATCATCCCTATCTCTTCACCACAGCCATGGGCCGTTTCCTCCACATGTTCACAGGAGCCAGTAGATGAGTAAATGACAAGCATTCATATAGAAGAGGCGAAATATACGTTCTACCCCAAGAACTGTGCTGCGTTTACATGGTGACGTGGTCCCACTCCTGAAATGTCTAACAGCCTTCCTCTCCTGGAATCAACTGTGaacactgccccaccccctccagattattttgcttttaaaaagagtaaTTGTCCTTTTTGTCTTCACTGTCTTGAGTGAGCCTTCTGCCATCATTTCTAGTGTGAAAGTAGATTAACTAAGTACAGCAGCAACTGTGTTAAGAGCCTGGGAGGTACGTATTTGAACAGGgaagtgtaggcataaggttattgtgtaattcaaatgctgatttctgtactccgCTGCCCCTCATATCTggtttggtgcctcacatttgaccatgtcccctggagggggagacctggtggcactcagaggaaggacagcaggttgccaagaagatacttgataccctatgagcatatacagggggaggtaatccccctcaggaacagtcataggggaagggaataagggaaaaaggggagggaggaaagaatgggaggacacaagggatgggataaccattgagatgtaacatgaataaattaataataataaaaaaagaatctcctgtctcaatgttgtgtaaatactGTTCTCCAaatgtcccctggtatgccactaaagcagcttacagcctgTCACTGAACAGAGGAAAGAATATGGttagacttcctgccagccagaagagggggagttaaaggaggaagtaggggattcagccttgggcagaggtccaggagagatcaggagagaggagctggagcagtaAAGCTGTAAAGTTCAAGTATTTCTCAGATTTATACTGCAGGGAAGCCAAactagtttagagggttaagaatagagtaatagccaggcggtggtggcgcacgcctttaatcccagcactcgggaggcagaggcaggcagatcactgtgaattcgaggccagcctggtctacaaagtgagtccaggacagccaaggctacacagagagaccctgtctcaaaaaaaaaccaaaataataataataataataataataataataataataataataataataataatagagtaAAACTTCTCAGTATTGTGTTGTGAAccttaataaacaaataatagagtctcaattattcccatagtttgtcctctgacctccacatgtgtgtgcctggtaccatACAACTCCAACctccccaaaataaataataaacaaatacaaaaatattttgtgaacATGAAagttaaaacagaacaaattttgtttttttagaaaataaggaCTTACGCCATGGTACCTTCTTGTAGATGAAACAAACACTGGTTTTCAGCTCCCACCCATACCATCCTTTcactgccttcctctctgagcccaGCCTGACTCCACATGGTACCTGGGCCATGGCTTCCTGTGAGTCTGGACTTCTTTCTTAAGGAGTCTTTTGAAAAGTACACAAGATAGGAAGGATAAAGAAAGACTTTGAAagacacattttcattttgatttctaCTTTTGTTACAACTTTAAGTAATTTCAAAGCTTTGATTTGTTGTGGGGTCCTTTTAGCACTGTCATCAAGACTCTGCTGCAGTAGATTTTGCTTAGGACACTTGCCATGTAATATAATTGGTAGTTCTGAATCTTGAAACTAACTTACTTTCTGTGAGAAAATGACCAAAACTTACATAATATGAGTAAATATGGTTGAATGTGTGTTCTCATGGAAAACACCTCACTTGGTGGTTGTAAAGACTAGAAAACAAAGCATCTGAGTGGATGAATAGGTGACTTAAAGTGTCCAGTCTTTATTTGCCCCTATTTGAACTGGACAATATTAGGCAAGTCACTGAATCTCTCTgtgataacatttttattatgtaatgGGGCTATAAAAGCTTATATTTACAAAGTAATTTGAACATACTATTATATGTACATGGTTAATAAGGAAAACAGCCAAGAGGCACATGAAGCTCAGTACAGTAGCAGTAGCCACACAACATCCACAGGAAACAACAGAAGAGTGATTCTCTGATTGGACTCTACTGTGGCCAGACTTTGGAAACTCCTTCCTACTCGGCAAGGACCTATGGTAAATTTTGATGGCTTTTGTGATTATTACTTACATTGCATGTGCTACAAGCTCTCCTTGATTTAGTTATGCTGTTTATACtcataacaatattttatttcaatttgtcGCTCATGAGAAAGGCTGGAACCATGCAGGCTGAACGTCCTGGAGATGATTCTATTTTTCTCAACACTTTTTCCAGTGGTAAAactctcatttcctctctctgtctctatggcTCCTCCAGATATGATCGTTAATCCTTGGTATTTGGGGGCACATAATCGTGTCCCTAGAGAAACAGTTTCAGTTACACTGAGTAAGGCTGTGGTGGTTGTAACAACAATGGGCCCTGCTTGCTAACTGTTTTGAGGAAGCTGTTTCCGATCAACACAGACTGGAAAATGGGGAAGCTATGTCTGATCCAACAGAAACTTAGAAAATGTGGAAGTTATGTCTGATCAACGGAGACTTAAAAAATGGGGAAGATGTGCCTGATCGATAGAGACTTAAAAATTGGTTCTTGGAAAAATGGGATCAGAAATTGATTGGTGCATATCAGGAAAAGTGGCTTAGTACAATGGGTATGTCTCTGTCTACACTTAGGAAGTACTGTGACAGAGGGATGCTATTTCATGGATGGACTTATACCCACAAATGGTTAACCTGTGTCTCACCTTGTATGATTATGCAACCACATGTGCAGTAAGCTGGGTATGTGCTCATGTCCACAGAGCATGCCTggctagatatttattttcagatttccAGAAATTGTGCTTTATGATACAAAATATGGTTGAGGGGGATTGACTGAGctggagaggggaagaaggaagggaaaccaTTGGGAGCTTTTTGTAATGAGGGGGCTTATGTAGTGCtgatgttatgattttttttaactagagTAACTAATGATGTCACTGCTCAAGAGAGCAGGAttctctgtataaataaagatggCATAAGCTAGTCAAGGACCACTTGCTTGAAAGTCAACAGGTGTCTTCACTTTGCACCAGTGCTCCCTCCCTGTCTCAGGATCTGAACCTTGCAGCCGGAGCTGGTCTCCAACAGTGCTTTGCTTCAAGTTTGACAACTGCACGGAATTATTTACCAGCCTCAATGTGTTCCCTACCAAAGCTCTCTCTTTTTAAACAGTGTACTTCTTTTTCATATCTAGGTTtacaatgtttttaattttatctcaAATTTCTCAGAGTTCTATGGAAACTTTGATCTTTCCATCACAACAGTTAGATacttacagggctggagaaagaAACGAACCATCCTCCCACAGCCAGCTTTTGCTAGTTGAGTCCCAGGACAATCccagccaaaagaaagaaaatgtgagtgTTTGCTGTAACTGAAGAAAATCctaggggagagagaaagcagaacacaTGAGAGGCCCACCTACCTGCCAGTTTGCAGAGGtaaaattaaatcattaattCATTTGATGGTTGGGGATATAACCCAGTGGTAGATTACTTTCTTAGCATATGCTGGGTCTTGGTTTCACGCTCAActccttaatttatttattggttctCATTCAAAACCCACTATCTATTCCCTATCATGAAACAGAAACATTgcacatttgtttttcattgtgtgGGTAATTTCTATATCTGGAGGAGAAGAGTCAACCATACCctttcttcaatgctgtcaatCTTCACCAGAGTGGCATTTTTGTCTGTACAGTCTTTTCTGCTGTCCCAccaggatttctctttgttgaTTGTGAAATAATAGCAACTGTTTCCATGCCATTGCCATGTCTTGGGACAAGGATTGCATTTATGTTCTGCAAAGGAAATTATACTCAAACGTACAAAGTCTGAGGGGTGACTGGAGAAGCTTTGGAAGTTAAGTCGTGCAGACAGACAACAGATCTGAGCATAAGCACCCTGAAACACATTGTGCCAGGACCCTCTGGAAGCAGAGTAACCCCAGTTGGGGTTGGACAGTGGGGATTTTCTTTGCAGGTCCAGCCTTTTAATACTTTTTGATAGCCAGACCACCAAGAAGTAGCTGATAAAATGAGAGGCTAAAGTATTCAAACACATAGCATTTGGAAATGATTACAAAACTCTCCTGTGAGTTCCAAGATATTAAGGAAACACTTGTAATTCCTTGTTCTTTGTATGCTTCGGGTGACATGGCCAAGGGATCGCTGAAGGACATAACTCCTAGGTGCCGTATTGCATGTAGGGACTTTGATCAGGGTGACAGCTTTGATCTGGCCCCTTTTGCACACCTAAATCAAATTACCGGAAGTGTGGGTGAGGAATTCCTTGCAGAGCTTGTTAGCCATCTGGCCCTGCCTCTCCAGGAGCGCAGAGATCTGGGACTGGAgagctttctctgtgcagccctccCTGGAGCTGTTCACTGGGTCAGACAGAATCTCTTGCTGTGGGTGGCTGATCTTCTGAAGTTGACTCAACTTCCCTGAATCTGAGTGAGTATCATTAGACATCTGCAAAACTGCAAGGCAACGAGACAAGGCACGTGACCAGCCACTCTCACAAGGCTGCCAGGCTGACTCAAGAGTGTGGCCCTCTGCACCAGGaattctcactctccctccctcctccagtcgttcctccttcttttcctactttctcattcctcttctctctcctccctcctttcttccctttatctcttacttttctttttctttcctctgtctttctttcttcatcattttactcctttttccttctaccctctctctttttttccaccctcgccctctctccctcccttttagAGAGAATGAAGTCCTGCTTATACTCCagcccccattctctctctctctctctctctctctctctctctctctctctctctctctctctctctctctctctctctcatccttgaCAGAGTTTTGCCAATAATCTCAGACTGGTGTTGGACCATTGTAACCATTACTATTTCTGGATCTGttcatctattttaaaaatctttatttttattaaatccttCCACTGACTCATCGGCACACTGCATGTAACAACTACTACAGCAAAAACATTGTAccttaaaaaaattacaatgtaTTGCATGATGAGTCCACATCCCTTCACTTTAATTTGTATTGAGGTGTGCATCTTTTAGAAGATAAGCCACTTATTCTCCTAACACATCTAACAAATAACCGTCAGCTCAACAGGAATATCAGACTTATTtccaaaagaagaataaaaatcatttgtgtgtgtttaaatggcCAATCCACAGCCATCAATGATTTCTATCATACAAGGAAATGAATGTATAGAGCACATGAGACGTTAGTGCCTGTGATGATTGATCTGCATCATTAGTGTGACAGGGTTTAGAATCACCAGCAGACAAACCCCTGGATGTTCCTATGTGGAGATTCCAAGAGAGGCTTCACTGAAATATGAAGACCCATtctgagtgtgggcagcaccgGGGACCTAGCCTGGCTATCAAGGAGGAATCAAGCAGAAAATGGCATTCACCTCCAGTGAGCAATTGCCGTATATTCCAGTTTTCATTATGTCCTACCATGAGGGACTATACTCCTTCTTAATTAAACCATggtaccaaaaacaaaaaaaacaaaaaaaacaaaaaaacccttccttctttaatcTGCTTTGCTATTGTTGTTCGTCACATCAACAAGAAACAGTAACTCATAAAGCCTTTTCCAATAACTGTTTTTGACTACACGTCTCCTGAGAGTGAGTGGCGATCAAATCAATACTCTTTATTCTGCATACTTAACAGCATACACATCCCCAGATGGCTTTCCACTACAGTAAATCCAGAATGCCCCACCCAGTACACCTGCACCGTGAATGAGGAGAATAGTCTCGCTGAGTCTCCTAAAGGATGGCTTCCACTGTAAGGCACCGATCGCTCCGTTCTGTCACGTGGGACCTAACTCCCACCCCTTCTCTTCCTTATCTACGATATTCTCCCCACTGACGCAAGTCAGCTTGTTGCTGCCACTCAGATACTCTCTCTGCCCCCAGAAGGTCATGGGTGAGCAGAGAGAGATAGCCTTCTGCTAAGTTTCAAGGTAAATGAAGTGTCACGCCCTTCTGCAAATACATCTCCTCCTTGGCCTCATGTTTTTCATTAAGAATAACAAATATGTGTGTCTGGTTAGAAAAGAGCTTGTCCATTTCAACCAATAACTAAGGAAAGAAAAGTCCTCTCAATGTGAAATAGCtccttaaaagacaaaaatgactGTGGGGCAGAATTCCTACAGCAGTGAAATAGGACCATTGTTGGTTTGCTTTGAAGGTGTGATGGAGAATAGATCTGGGGTAGCAGAAGTGACTTGATTATCCTGCATGCTCGTACCTACCTTTCTGAATTTCCATACTAACTTCTAatccatttttttgtttaatgCAAATGTACTTACACATCATCCCCAAGGTAACCAGTCCCATCACCAGCATCAGGCAGAGGGTTATCAGGCTCAAGGCAGCTCCTCGCCAAATGGAGGATTGAGCTGGGTGTCCTGGGGACCAACAGGGGAACCACAGCATCCTGTTACTTGGGGAGTTGTTTCACCCATCCAGGAACTTTCTAGATATTAGATTTTCCCGTGCTTTCTTAGCATGACTGTTTAGAAAATTCCTTATATGAAGCACGGCCAggtccctccttcccttcagcTCTCCATTTCCCCACCTTCCTTTTAAGAGTGAATCACtcttaatttgctttttgtttgttggttttacATTAGTCCTTATCTTTCTTCTTGCAGACCACTGATTTCATGCATGAGGTGTGCTGACAACTCAGGAGAAACCCTGAGTTTTAAGACACAAATCTCCAAAGGGAGATCCCTCTACCTTACTTACAAAGGTGGattatacttttaaaagcaaTGTTATCCTGGTAAAAGAATCTTATGTCATTATTTACCTGTTTTCTGTTATAAGTCGTACATTTATACTGGATGAGTACAGTAGCACTTGTAGGTTGTGACTACACAACCCCTTTCCTCAAAGGTTAGGTTAGAATGAGAACTACAAGGCAGAACATGATAGATATGCACAATCATCTCACCCTTAGTAAACACTGCAAACTCTATGCTTAATATTGTGTTGTGTAtcttcctccaacacacacacacacacacacacacacacacacacacacacacacacacacacaccaaagcaaatccagagagaagaagaaagcaatttATATGATTCAGGATAACAACTCCTACTGTAATGGAACCTTGAAGTGAAGGAGAGTCTTATACATTGAACTGATGCCTGGCCTTAGACAGTTGACATTTCTGCCAGGTGTGCATAAAGGAATGAGCTGATGTTGGAAGGCTGGCTCCACTACACACTTGTATATATGTAGACACACTACCTAGCTCCTTCGAGGCTCAGTATTTCCATTTACATAACTACAAAAGTAGtgatttagtttgttttcttacaACTACACTTCAACAAAGATATGCATACACAGAATTTATTATTGATAAATACTCTGAATTATACTTAGGGTCTCAACGATGTTAAGTTAAAAACAGCATAGGAGAAAAAGCTATATCATGCTCATTTCTGAATTAACTATACTCCACTCCTTCCCTTCAGTTAGTTATGCCACACACCAGCAAACCTTCCTCTACATAGCTCAAAACCCTGTTTGGCTTCTAGAAGAACAACTCTCGAGCGCTGCTAACAGGCAAAGAGATTTCACTCCCAGACATGATCCCTGATATATccattagatttttttcctatagTGGAGAGTTACATGATTCTTGAAAGCCCCATATATTCTCTTCAGGAGGCTTACTCTGCTCACCTGTCACAGGACTGTTTGTCTCTAACTTGGGGGTTACGTTGCAcatccttcttccctttcagTGTCAAAGCCTGCATCTTGAAGCACTTAGCCCCTGTCGTTTCCAAGGTTACAACATGCTTTCTCTGAGCTCTTACCGTCTTTTCCTAGGTTATTTCCATCCTCCCTGCTTCTCATTCTGGCAGAATCCTGAAGCATAAGCGTTGCATAGGTCACTTCATCAGACATCGTAGGAGAAAGTGATTCTATAAATTAATGTTGCAATATCTTCAGGCCCAGTTCAGGCAGTTTCTTCTCAAGGCCAGATGCTTTTGCCCAGACAGATAACTGACACAAGACACTCCCTACTGTGTCCTTTgtaaggacacaatgaaagtcaATTTCCCTGTAgtgaaagtgaaaaaataaaacagaaactccTTGGGAATTAGAATGTTGCCAGCTTCCAGCTGTACTGCATTGCTGTAAAGCCAAGAGGATATGTTTGGAGGCAAGCAGGAGTTAAGACTTCATATTGGAATTCCCATGATCCTTGGGGAACTCTGAGTgtttgaagaatgaataaacaatccatttttcttctctgcatgtgtgtaaggTTAGTTAATCCTATATTGGATTTAGTCTGTCCTCAGTCATACTGATACCAAGCAGAGTCAAGCTAGGAAGAGCTGTGCCACGTATGGCTGGATAGTACagtaagaagtgtgtgtgtgtgtgtgtgtgtgtgtgtgtgtgtgtgtgtgtgtgtgtgtgatgaagagagacacacatagacagataAAGACAGACAACTGCCAGTAAGGTGGTGTTGAAGCATGGAAAGAAGTTGCAGGATGCTTAAATTGGGTATGGGAAGGAGTCGCCTCCCTGTTGCTGAAGTTGAGTAAAACTGCAGCACAAACTGTTCAAATAGTGCTTTGGTTTATTAAgggccaagagccaccctgttaagggagctcactaggcatgtgggctgtctaggaggtgatctatTATTCACATGGTCTGTACCATAATGCCCCCCAAGaactgcttctggcttctggcatgttttcaggagccattgatttggggaaggtCAGTAGGCATAAGAGATCTCTGGAGGTATtccagtatttgcaaggtctgtattgtgatgtaccccggaattgcttccaacctctgactaccctgtatCTTTCTAAAATCTGGAAttagagctgggcatgctggtacacgcctttaatcccagcacccagggaagcagaggcaggtggatcattgtgagttcaaggccagcttagtctccaaagcaagtccaggacagccaagattacacagagaaaccctgtctcaaaaaaccaaaaagaaaaaaatatctggcaTTGATGTGAAGTGTTACTTTCTgtgtattgaccagctctgattaagcaaacttcctataggatcttgttgaagatttactgtttgttattcagatgaattaatccctgattatggaattcctgatttgattcaaatagttttaaaagttaaggttagtttatggctgcaataaataccatTGTGGACCTCCAGATTCCTCACTTGGGATAGCCTTGtggcagatttgtggcttcaaaTAAGCCTTCACTCTAGATGGCACCaggaatcctggtatttcaccataaatataggcaagttggtttaaacttcacACGAACCCAAGGtagaatgaagctacctagagatgtctgaatttattctgtttcttagaatgaaagacagataaaattatagTCCTGAGCTCATTATGAGCTAagagctggataatgtatagttaggtcagCCCTAACTgattcttgtaacttttaggccttgtcactctgaactcactgtgaacttatgtaatggatacctagataagaaatgtttagatttaaaacatataacctgttgtattttagaattcatctgtttttgtgattaattgccttttttcaACTATAAGATaatacccttttctcagaagtataagtatggtctTCTACAATAAACACtgttgaaattgggaagcttaacttcagttgaagttaagatgcctgacttcatccaaccttttctcttgaatgtttgTGTTGAGATTGAGAAACCTGACTTCAATTGAAGTCAAGATGCTTAATTTCATCCACTTTTtgtcttgaatgtgtgtgtgtgtgtgtgtgtgtgtgtgtgtgtgtgtgtgtgtgttggtttattttctatctctctcttttatttcttatttccctgtggATTCACACATAAGTTAGCAGGCTCAGGGCTTTACCATCAGCCTTTTAGGATTATCCGGCCTAAGTTTACactagcttactggagatctccacaaagaggcctatctacagcctccttttatgacccgtGCAGTGTCTGGCCATAGCCACTTTTACAGCCTTAGCCATCGGAAAATTGTGGTCAATTTAAGTTCTCCTCTGCTGCAgtatagccagtccctagagaagaaatcttgggcttcctttcctcttttttcgttcaatcctgatcagttgcctgagccattgGCTCTGACAACCCAAGAGATGAagtgaactggaagggcatctg encodes the following:
- the Clec12b gene encoding C-type lectin domain family 12 member B — translated: MSDEVTYATLMLQDSARMRSREDGNNLGKDGHPAQSSIWRGAALSLITLCLMLVMGLVTLGMMFLQMSNDTHSDSGKLSQLQKISHPQQEILSDPVNSSREGCTEKALQSQISALLERQGQMANKLCKEFLTHTSEHKCNPCPKTWQWHGNSCYYFTINKEKSWWDSRKDCTDKNATLVKIDSIEERDFLQLQQTLTFSFFWLGLSWDSTSKSWLWEDGSFLSPALFSDKEHAKFNGSRGCAYFERGNIYISRCSAEISWICEKTASLVKIEDLD